The following proteins are encoded in a genomic region of Nicotiana sylvestris chromosome 4, ASM39365v2, whole genome shotgun sequence:
- the LOC104249235 gene encoding acyl-CoA-binding domain-containing protein 3-like isoform X1: protein MLLFQEFFVTAMAALVFSCIIVKFISIAVLNNEKIDKEKTVVEEAKITKGLVVKSRKSKKRVKFVEKEVVKNVDHIELTACKVGGVVDQSENGGEKKVDSEEVFVEEKNEDILKKSDEFNGEKILENVGVIINEKRDEDSDDDWEGIERSELEKEFVKAVNFVDSGKGKENLGSELMMQLYGLQKIAMEGPCYEPQPMALKVYARAKWNAWQRMGSMNPEVAMEQYIKLLSDHVPGWTHQNKEASEVGSSETNVPRDPDSIPDSFNDISKDERTQEINHAAEEGDIAGSEKAGRICSL, encoded by the exons atgcttctttttcaagaattctttGTAACTGCTATGGCAGCTCTTGTATTTTCTTGCATAATAGTGAAATTTATTTCAATTGCAGTGTTAAACAACGAAAAGATTGATAAAGAGAAAACTGTTGTTGAGGAAGCCAAGATTACAAAAGGGTTGGTTGTTAAGAGtagaaaaagcaagaaaagagtCAAATTTGTTGAAAAAGAAGTTGTTAAAAATGTTGATCATATTGAATTAACGGCCTGTAAAGTTGGAGGAGTAGTTGATCAGTCTGAAAATGGTGGAGAAAAGAAAGTAGATTCAGAGGAAGTGTTTGTTGAGGAAAAAAATGAGGATATTTTAAAGAAAAGTGATGAATTTAACGGAGAAAAGATTCTTGAAAATGTTGGAGTGATTATAAATGAGAAGAGAGATGAGGATAGTGATGATGACTGGGAGGGAATTGAGAGAAGTGAATTGGAGAAAGAATTTGTTAAAGCTGTAAACTTTGTGGATAGCGGAAAAGGGAAGGAGAATTTGGGGAGTGAATTGATGATGCAGTTGTATGGACTCCAGAAAATTGCAATGGAAGGGCCTTGTTATGAGCCTCAACCAATGGCACTGAAAGTCTATGCCCGCGCCAAATG GAATGCGTGGCAAAGAATGGGAAGCATGAATCCGGAGGTGGCTATGGAGCAGTATATTAAGCTTTTGTCAGACCATGTTCCCGGATGGACGCATCAAAATAAG GAGGCTAGTGAAGTAGGGTCTTCGGAAACTAATGTGCCTAGAGATCCAGATTCCATTCCAGATTCTTTTAATGATATTAGCAAAGATGAAAG GACACAGGAAATAAACCATGCTGCAGAGGAAGGTGACATTGCTGGAAGTGAAAAG GCAGGCAGAATATGTTCTCTTTGA
- the LOC104249235 gene encoding acyl-CoA-binding domain-containing protein 3-like isoform X2 produces the protein MLLFQEFFVTAMAALVFSCIIVKFISIAVLNNEKIDKEKTVVEEAKITKGLVVKSRKSKKRVKFVEKEVVKNVDHIELTACKVGGVVDQSENGGEKKVDSEEVFVEEKNEDILKKSDEFNGEKILENVGVIINEKRDEDSDDDWEGIERSELEKEFVKAVNFVDSGKGKENLGSELMMQLYGLQKIAMEGPCYEPQPMALKVYARAKWNAWQRMGSMNPEVAMEQYIKLLSDHVPGWTHQNKEASEVGSSETNVPRDPDSIPDSFNDISKDERTQEINHAAEEGDIAGSEKDKE, from the exons atgcttctttttcaagaattctttGTAACTGCTATGGCAGCTCTTGTATTTTCTTGCATAATAGTGAAATTTATTTCAATTGCAGTGTTAAACAACGAAAAGATTGATAAAGAGAAAACTGTTGTTGAGGAAGCCAAGATTACAAAAGGGTTGGTTGTTAAGAGtagaaaaagcaagaaaagagtCAAATTTGTTGAAAAAGAAGTTGTTAAAAATGTTGATCATATTGAATTAACGGCCTGTAAAGTTGGAGGAGTAGTTGATCAGTCTGAAAATGGTGGAGAAAAGAAAGTAGATTCAGAGGAAGTGTTTGTTGAGGAAAAAAATGAGGATATTTTAAAGAAAAGTGATGAATTTAACGGAGAAAAGATTCTTGAAAATGTTGGAGTGATTATAAATGAGAAGAGAGATGAGGATAGTGATGATGACTGGGAGGGAATTGAGAGAAGTGAATTGGAGAAAGAATTTGTTAAAGCTGTAAACTTTGTGGATAGCGGAAAAGGGAAGGAGAATTTGGGGAGTGAATTGATGATGCAGTTGTATGGACTCCAGAAAATTGCAATGGAAGGGCCTTGTTATGAGCCTCAACCAATGGCACTGAAAGTCTATGCCCGCGCCAAATG GAATGCGTGGCAAAGAATGGGAAGCATGAATCCGGAGGTGGCTATGGAGCAGTATATTAAGCTTTTGTCAGACCATGTTCCCGGATGGACGCATCAAAATAAG GAGGCTAGTGAAGTAGGGTCTTCGGAAACTAATGTGCCTAGAGATCCAGATTCCATTCCAGATTCTTTTAATGATATTAGCAAAGATGAAAG GACACAGGAAATAAACCATGCTGCAGAGGAAGGTGACATTGCTGGAAGTGAAAAG GATAAAGAATGA
- the LOC104249240 gene encoding putative glycine-rich cell wall structural protein 1 — MEERVVFVWSLSFLSLMCFGLYGCMLAEAIREGKFLTSQAAASMDKAANVVLTTGGYGKGIGGGIGGGGGGSAGGGLGYGFGGNNGGACGGVGGGIGGGGGLGYGAGGGGGGGNGNCGMGGGSGNGQGSPYGGGSGNGGGFGGGFGGGNGNGGGFGGGNGNGGGFGGGNGGGYPGYGGGIGQSMFPLVAAGRN; from the coding sequence ATGGAAGAGCGTGTAGTCTTTGTCTGGAGTCTCAGTTTCTTGAGTTTGATGTGTTTTGGGCTTTATGGATGTATGCTAGCTGAAGCAATCCGAGAAGGGAAGTTTTTAACTTCTCAGGCGGCTGCTAGCATGGATAAGGCTGCCAATGTAGTACTTACAACAGGTGGTTATGGGAAAGGCATTGGAGGTGGCATTGGTGGAGGTGGAGGTGGAAGTGCAGGTGGAGGGTTAGGATATGGTTTTGGAGGCAATAACGGGGGCGCATGTGGAGGTGTAGGTGGAGGGATAGGAGGAGGTGGTGGTTTAGGCTATGGCGCTggtggaggtggtggtggtggaaaTGGTAACTGTGGGATGGGTGGAGGATCAGGCAATGGCCAAGGTAGTCCTTATGGTGGAGGTAGTGGCAACGGTGGTGGATTTGGCGGCGGTTTTGGTGGCGGAAATGGTAATGGCGGTGGCTTTGGTGGAGGAAATGGTAATGGTGGTGGCTTTGGTGGAGGAAATGGTGGCGGATATCCAGGTTATGGTGGTGGCATTGGGCAGTCTATGTTTCCGCTAGTGGCTGCAGGTAGGAACTAA
- the LOC104249236 gene encoding subtilisin-like protease SBT1.7, with translation MARPGVMILSTLVLVLFHVFVDAGQNQRKTYIIHMDKSNMPADFDDHTLWYDSSLKSVSEGANLLYTYNNVIHGYSTQLTADEAKSLEQQPGILSVHEEVRYELHTTRSPTFLGLEGRESKSFFLQAETRSDVTIGVLDTGIWPESKSFDDTGLGPVPTSWKGECQIGKNFKASSCNRKLIGARFFSQGYEAAFGAIDETTESKSPRDDDGHGTHTATTAAGSVVTGASLFGYAAGTARGMASHARVAAYKVCWAGGCFSSDILAGMDQAVIDGVNVLSLSLGGTISDYYRDIVAIGAFSAASQGIFISCSAGNGGPGSGSLSNVAPWITTVGAGTMDREFPAYISIGNGKKFNGVSLYSGKALPSSVMPLVYAGNASQASNGNLCTSGSLIPEKVAGKIVVCDRGMNARAQKGLVVKDAGGIGMILANTDSYGDELVADAHLIPTAAVGQTAGDLIKRYIASDSNPTTTIAFGGTKLGVQPSPVVAAFSSRGPNPITPEILKPDLIAPGVNILAGWTGKVGPTGLPEDTRNVGFNIISGTSMSCPHVSGLAALMKAAHPEWSPAAIRSALMTTGYSTYKNGKMIEDVATGMSSTPFDHGAGHVNPAAALNPGLVYDLTVDDYINLLCALDYSPSMIKVIAKRDISCENNKEYRVADLNYPSFAIPLETAWGEHANSSAPTVTRYTRTLTNVGTPATYKASVSSEMQEVKILVEPQTLTFSRKNEKKTYTVTFAASSKPSGTTSFARLEWSDGQHVVASPIAFSWT, from the coding sequence atggcaagacccgGTGTCATGATTCTTTCAACACTAGTCCTAGTGTTGTTTCATGTATTTGTTGATGCTGGCCAGAACCAGAGGAAGACTTACATAATCCACATGGACAAGTCCAACATGCCTGCTGATTTTGATGATCATACTCTGTGGTATGACTCATCTTTGAAGTCAGTATCCGAAGGCGCCAACCTGCTTTACACCTACAACAATGTAATCCATGGCTACTCAACACAGCTAACAGCTGATGAAGCCAAATCACTTGAACAGCAACCTGGAATTCTCTCGGTCCACGAGGAAGTGAGATACGAGCTTCATACCACTCGATCCCCTACATTTCTGGGACTTGAAGGACGTGAAAGTAAATCATTCTTTCTTCAAGCTGAAACAAGGAGTGACGTCACTATTGGTGTGCTGGACACTGGTATTTGGCCTGAATCAAAAAGTTTTGATGACACTGGACTAGGTCCAGTCCCTACGAGCTGGAAGGGTGAGTGCCAAATTGGCAAGAACTTCAAAGCATCAAGCTGTAATCGGAAACTCATTGGTGCAAGGTTTTTCTCACAAGGTTATGAAGCAGCTTTCGGGGCAATTGATGAGACCACGGAATCCAAGTCACCAAGGGACGATGATGGCCATGGGACACACACTGCAACTACAGCAGCTGGCTCGGTTGTAACTGGAGCTAGCCTCTTTGGTTATGCTGCTGGTACAGCACGTGGGATGGCTTCACACGCAAGAGTGGCTGCATATAAAGTATGTTGGGCTGGAGGATGTTTTAGCAGCGACATACTAGCAGGGATGGACCAGGCCGTCATAGATGGTGTAAATGTACTCTCACTGTCCCTTGGTGGCACAATTTCTGATTATTACAGGGATATAGTAGCAATTGGAGCCTTTTCTGCAGCTTCTCAAGGAATCTTCATCTCGTGCTCGGCTGGGAATGGTGGGCCAGGCTCTGGATCCCTCTCCAACGTTGCACCATGGATAACTACTGTAGGCGCAGGGACCATGGACCGTGAATTCCCAGCATATATTAGCATTGGAAATGGAAAAAAATTCAATGGAGTATCACTTTACAGTGGAAAGGCATTACCTAGTTCTGTGATGCCACTGGTGTATGCTGGAAATGCCAGCCAAGCATCAAATGGCAATCTATGCACAAGTGGTAGCCTGATTCCAGAAAAAGTTGCTGGGAAAATTGTTGTATGTGACCGAGGGATGAACGCAAGGGCACAGAAGGGGTTGGTTGTCAAAGATGCTGGTGGAATAGGGATGATTTTGGCAAACACAGACTCTTACGGAGATGAGTTGGTTGCTGATGCACATCTCATACCAACAGCTGCAGTTGGTCAAACTGCTGGTGACTTGATCAAAAGGTACATTGCTTCTGACAGTAATCCAACTACCACAATTGCATTTGGAGGTACCAAGTTGGGTGTTCAACCATCACCGGTCGTTGCAGCTTTTAGTTCCAGAGGGCCAAACCCAATCACACCGGAGATACTTAAACCTGATTTGATAGCACCAGGTGTCAATATTCTCGCTGGTTGGACAGGAAAAGTTGGACCTACAGGTTTGCCAGAAGACACCAGGAATGTGGGTTTCAACATCATCTCTGGAACTTCCATGTCATGTCCCCATGTAAGTGGGCTTGCAGCACTAATGAAAGCCGCCCATCCAGAATGGAGTCCAGCAGCTATAAGGTCAGCACTGATGACTACAGGTTATAGCACATACAAGAACGGAAAAATGATAGAGGATGTTGCAACAGGAATGTCATCTACACCATTTGATCATGGCGCTGGACATGTGAATCCAGCAGCAGCTCTGAATCCTGGTTTAGTGTATGATCTCACAGTCGATGACTATATAAACTTACTTTGCGCCCTGGACTACAGTCCAAGTATGATCAAGGTCATCGCGAAGCGAGACATTTCCTGCGAAAACAATAAGGAATATAGAGTTGCTGACCTTAATTACCCATCTTTTGCCATTCCTTTGGAAACGGCCTGGGGCGAACATGCAAATAGTAGTGCACCCACAGTGACCAGATATACGAGGACTCTAACAAACGTGGGAACTCCAGCTACATACAAGGCCTCAGTCTCTTCTGAAATGCAGGAAGTGAAGATTCTGGTTGAACCACAAACACTTACTTTCAGTCGAAAGAAcgaaaagaaaacctacactgtGACATTCGCTGCTAGTTCCAAGCCATCAGGCACAACTAGCTTTGCTCGACTGGAATGGTCAGATGGACAACATGTTGTTGCTAGCCCAATTGCTTTCAGTTGGACATGA